A window of the Nitrosopumilus ureiphilus genome harbors these coding sequences:
- a CDS encoding ferredoxin--NADP reductase produces the protein MVVDNKATVTYVQLLKEDLVIIRLVPKDGPVPDYQAGQFITLGLPNPAEGGKIVRRAYSIASHPENRDYIELVIRWVRKPLPGRLTTQIFNAKEGDEILWLKPTGRALLINEELPNGEKDNRRIICIGGGTGLAPFVSYAQHLHDIGDKREIIVLHGASYVDELSYKDLLTNLENESIAKGKDEWNFKYRAAISRPQEWFNRSWAGQVGRVETFLRPRDNGRSPLEELIGDAITKENTMFYVCGWQGTIDGVMDFLKPKGFVTEHDKREDGSFEVKYESYG, from the coding sequence ATGGTAGTAGATAACAAAGCAACTGTCACTTATGTGCAATTACTAAAAGAAGATCTTGTAATAATTAGATTAGTTCCAAAAGATGGACCAGTTCCAGATTATCAAGCTGGTCAATTTATCACATTAGGATTACCAAATCCTGCAGAAGGAGGTAAAATCGTCAGACGTGCATATTCAATTGCATCTCATCCAGAAAATAGAGATTACATTGAGCTTGTAATTAGATGGGTTAGAAAACCACTTCCAGGTAGACTAACTACTCAAATATTTAATGCAAAAGAAGGAGATGAGATTCTCTGGTTAAAACCTACAGGTAGAGCGTTGTTAATTAATGAAGAACTTCCAAATGGGGAAAAAGACAACAGAAGAATTATTTGTATTGGTGGCGGTACAGGACTTGCACCATTTGTTAGCTATGCGCAACATCTTCATGATATAGGAGATAAACGGGAAATCATAGTTTTGCACGGTGCAAGTTATGTCGATGAATTAAGTTACAAAGATTTGCTAACTAATCTTGAAAATGAGAGTATTGCAAAAGGCAAGGATGAATGGAATTTCAAATACAGAGCAGCCATCAGTAGACCTCAAGAATGGTTTAACAGATCATGGGCAGGTCAAGTTGGAAGGGTTGAAACATTTTTGAGACCTAGGGATAACGGAAGATCACCACTGGAAGAATTAATCGGAGATGCAATTACAAAAGAAAATACAATGTTTTATGTTTGTGGTTGGCAAGGAACAATTGACGGGGTAATGGACTTTTTAAAACCAAAAGGCTTTGTCACAGAACACGACAAACGTGAAGATGGAAGCTTTGAAGTAAAATACGAATCATACGGATGA
- a CDS encoding HEAT repeat domain-containing protein — protein sequence MENISKVLESGNSQEKIKILETLDKTDNPIILEKIISKLDDDDIQVRGEAFSSLVLNENDISNFLIKSLKSTSKNIRGFASLALANRNETDAIPEIIKLAKDEHSMVRSCAIGALGHLKAKEIEEIFLESLLDSNLEVRKSALHAIIVLKISVPEEKKNEINKQKDSEMEKLLLKLK from the coding sequence TTGGAAAACATTTCAAAAGTTTTAGAATCAGGAAACAGTCAGGAGAAAATCAAAATTTTAGAAACGCTAGATAAAACAGACAATCCAATAATTTTAGAAAAAATAATTTCAAAGTTAGACGATGATGATATTCAAGTACGAGGAGAGGCGTTCAGCTCACTTGTATTAAATGAGAATGATATTTCTAATTTTTTAATTAAAAGTTTGAAATCTACTAGCAAAAATATCAGAGGTTTTGCATCCCTGGCATTAGCAAATAGAAATGAAACGGATGCAATCCCAGAAATAATCAAACTTGCTAAAGATGAGCACTCCATGGTTAGATCATGTGCGATAGGTGCATTAGGGCATCTTAAGGCAAAAGAGATAGAAGAAATTTTCTTAGAGTCTCTTTTAGATTCAAATTTAGAAGTGAGAAAAAGTGCTCTTCATGCAATTATTGTTCTAAAAATTTCAGTTCCCGAAGAGAAAAAAAATGAAATTAATAAACAGAAAGATTCAGAAATGGAAAAATTACTTTTGAAATTAAAATAG
- a CDS encoding DNA-binding protein, with protein sequence MSNEARDTIFIGKKPLMAYVTSTLIQLANLPAVNIKARGLSIGRAVDVAQIIARKTENAGYSIGEIKIGSESLESQDGRTRNVSTIEIEVKRNTA encoded by the coding sequence ATGTCAAACGAAGCCAGAGACACCATATTCATTGGTAAGAAACCATTGATGGCATATGTCACATCAACGCTAATTCAACTGGCAAACTTACCGGCCGTCAACATCAAAGCTAGAGGACTAAGCATAGGTCGTGCTGTAGATGTAGCTCAAATCATTGCAAGAAAAACAGAAAATGCAGGCTACTCTATTGGAGAAATTAAAATTGGCTCAGAATCACTAGAGTCACAAGACGGTAGAACCAGAAACGTTTCAACAATAGAAATTGAAGTAAAGAGAAATACAGCATAA